TCAAGATAAACCACTAAAAGCCAGCAAAAAGCTATATCTCCAAACAAAGGAATTAATTCTCCTAAAAAAGCCAGCCCCAATCTTTTAAAAATTTTTCTTCCAGTTGTTTTTATAGTTTTTCCTGCTCTTCGACTTATTGTTATGTGCCCACTACGAAAATACATCCAACCTCCTATAACAATTATACCAATTATATCGGGGATAAAAGAAAGAGCGAGTCCTATTCCGATAAAATCTAAAATAAGTAGGATTAATCCAATTAAATCAAGAGACCCGGCAACCACAAACATGACCAATGCTTCTGGACTAAAAAGAGCTCCCATTCTTTTTATTTCAATGGCTTCTATTTCCTCTTCAGTAGGTTCTTCGGAAGTAGGTTCTTCAGCCATATTTTAAACAAGAAGCTGATCTCCTTTTTAAATCAAGAGCTAAGCTCTCTTTTAGCTTGTTTTATTTTCAAAAGCTCTTCAGGGGCAGTGGTAATTATTTGGTCTTCAGTATAAGAAGCTAATATTTTGATTAAAACATGTTTCGTTCCGGCAAAAAACATCCCTTCTCCGACCGGCGCCTCCAACAACAACATTTTCTCTTCTTCGGTTAGATTAAAGGTTTTCTGAACTACATTAATAGTAGCTGGGCTTTGTTTCATTAAAAGAACCAAAGATGAATTGGTGATAATTGGCTTGCCATATTCTGATTTCATAAAGTCATTAACATCTTGAGTAATAGTAGTTACTCCCAACCAGTATTTTCTGGCTCTTTTTACTGTTCCAAACAAGAAAGAAGCCCCGTCCTCGGTTTTCATTAGCCACCAGGCCTCATCAACAATTAGCAATCGTTTTTTCATTTCCGAAGTAATTGTTTTCCAGATATATCTTAAAATCGTAAAGAGAGCCATAGGTCTCAATTCATCTTCCATATCGCGGATACCGAAAACAACCAATCTATTCTTCATATCTATGTTAGAGGGCTGATTGAAGAATGCAGCATAAACCCCCTTGGTAAATCTTTGGAGCCGTCTAACCAAGGATTCCGCTCCTTCCATTGTTGAGAGCACTGCTTCAAGGTCACTCATTATCGGGAAAGGAAGGCCTTCTTTCCTGCCCCAGAGCTTTGGGTCGGTTTCTGGAGTAATATCTTTTGCCGCATAAGTTTCAGTTAAAGCTCTATCCATAATCCCATCTTCTTCTGGAGTCAAACCGCCGAGCATAATCCTCATTAATCCGACCAGATTGATAATATTTGTTCTTAAAACGTCCTCAGCTTTTTCATCTTCTCTGGGCGTCGGCAGCTCGAAAGGATTAATATGATGGGGAGAAGCTAAGGAAATATTAAAGAAAGACCCGCCAACCGCCTCGGCTAAAAACTTGTACTCGTTCTCCGGGTCTATTATTATCCCGTCCACACCCAACATTAAATACCGTAAGACCTCTAATTTAACTGCGTACGACTTACCGGCTCCGCTTGTAGCGAATATCACTGAGTTCGAATTAGCTAAAGTAAAGCGGTCAAATAAAACCAAAGAGCTATTGTGTTTGTTAATCCCATAAAGGATTCCTTCGTTTGAACTTAAATCAAAAGAGATAAACGGGAAAGTACTTGAAAGAGGGGCAGTGTTCATTAAAGTAGTAACCATTAAGAGGTCCAGATCGTAAGGGGAGGTGCAAACAAATCCTTCTTTTTGTTGATAGAGAGCAGGCTTGATATAAATTAGCCGAGATTCCAGAATTGACCTTAAATTAGTTTCAATGTCTCTTAATTCTTTTTCTGTGTCAGCATAGATAGTAACGTATAAACTGAATCGGAACATTCTCTCCTGGGCAGTTTGGAGCTTGTCTCTTAGGTCTTCCAAATCGTGATAGGCAGTTTCCAGAGTAGGGTCACGGATTAATCCTTTTTCTTCTCTTTCGGCAATTTCCGCCTGAACCTCAGTAACTCTTTTTCTTAATTTTCTTAAAATTCTTTCACTGGCAATTGGATGTAAATGAAAAGAAATGTCCATCGGAACATTCAGATTTATTATTGGGGAAAGCCAGCCGGTACTTAGATATCTGGGAAAAGAAAAAATAAAGTAGCTTTTAGCAAACCGCTCTCCTATTTTAAGATAGTTTTGTTTAATTTCAATAAAAGAAGGGGCAACAATATCAGCGATTCCTATTGGTTCTTCAGCAAAAAATTCTTCTGGAATTTCAGGTTTCTTTTTAAATTTTTCTAAAAAAGGTATTTTCATAATTATTCTACTAATTCTGAAGGAATCTCGGGGTAATAGCCCCGTTCTGCCTCTACTGGGTGATGTAAGCTCCAGAAAAGCTCAGCAAGTTCCAAACTACTTAAAGGGATAGCTTGAAGCCCGCAAGCTCTCAAGCCTAAGACCGCAAACTCTACTCGTTGCAAAAGCTGGGTTTTACATCTTTGGAACATCTCTTCAGTTAAAGTGGGAATTTTGGGTAGCTTTTTTTTCTCACCAATCATCCGGGCTTCCATAATAGAAAAAGGGACTATTACATAAAAAGTTTTTTGCATAATAGACCCTCCTTTCATTATTTGGTC
This sequence is a window from Patescibacteria group bacterium. Protein-coding genes within it:
- a CDS encoding DUF87 domain-containing protein translates to MKIPFLEKFKKKPEIPEEFFAEEPIGIADIVAPSFIEIKQNYLKIGERFAKSYFIFSFPRYLSTGWLSPIINLNVPMDISFHLHPIASERILRKLRKRVTEVQAEIAEREEKGLIRDPTLETAYHDLEDLRDKLQTAQERMFRFSLYVTIYADTEKELRDIETNLRSILESRLIYIKPALYQQKEGFVCTSPYDLDLLMVTTLMNTAPLSSTFPFISFDLSSNEGILYGINKHNSSLVLFDRFTLANSNSVIFATSGAGKSYAVKLEVLRYLMLGVDGIIIDPENEYKFLAEAVGGSFFNISLASPHHINPFELPTPREDEKAEDVLRTNIINLVGLMRIMLGGLTPEEDGIMDRALTETYAAKDITPETDPKLWGRKEGLPFPIMSDLEAVLSTMEGAESLVRRLQRFTKGVYAAFFNQPSNIDMKNRLVVFGIRDMEDELRPMALFTILRYIWKTITSEMKKRLLIVDEAWWLMKTEDGASFLFGTVKRARKYWLGVTTITQDVNDFMKSEYGKPIITNSSLVLLMKQSPATINVVQKTFNLTEEEKMLLLEAPVGEGMFFAGTKHVLIKILASYTEDQIITTAPEELLKIKQAKRELSS